The window tttgtgtgtgtcacCTTAAACcaggggggggaaaaaaatacatataaattataaaactgaaaaataaacacctCAGACAAGAAGACTCTACTTGACAATATTAAAACTTAAGTGAGCATACAGCTGAATTTTTTTGAACTTTTctgaacaaatattttttatttctgagtAAGGAGGACAGTCTTATTTTCTTCTCCCATTGGACAAAACTTTCTCGAATTCCAATTCTAACCTGTGTGGGTTCTCATATGCAGTTTTAAGTTGCCCTGTTgagagaatcttttctcacaagtgttacatgagtatggcttctcacctgtgtggactctcaTATGCACTTTTAATTTGCACAGTTgagagaatcttttctcacaaatgTTACATGTGTACGGcttctcccctgtgtgtgttctcatatgcatttttaatgtgcCTGGCTTAGAGAATCTTTTCTGACAAGTGTTACATGTGTACGGcttctcccctgtgtgtgttcttataTGCTGTTTTAATGCGCCCAGTTgagagaatcttttctcacaagtgttacatgtgtacggcttctcacctgtgtgtgttctcatatgCAGTTTTACTGTGCCCAGATGAGAGAATCTTTTCTGACAAGTGTTACATGGGTACGGTTTCTCGCCTGTATGGCTTTTCATATGCACTTTTAATTTGCACAGTTGAGggaatcttttctcacaagtgATACATgagtacggcttctcacctgtgtggattctcataTGCACTTTTAATGCACCAGGTTTagagaatcttttctcacaagtgttacatgtgtACGGcttctcccctgtgtgtgttctcatatgCAGTTTTAAGTTGCCCAGCTCAGAGAATCTTTTCCGACAAGTGATACATGTGTGCGGCTTCTCGCCTGTGTGGACTCTCATGTGGCTTTTCAAGTTTGACATTCGACAGAATGCTTTTCTACAGGTTTCGCAGTTATaaggcttctcacctgtgtggaccGTCATATGCTGTTTCAATGCGCCCCGCTGACAGAATCTCTTTTCACAAGTGTTACATTTGTgcggcttctcacctgtgtggattctcaGGTGTTTGTTCAAATTGGACTTGCACTGAAAAGCTTTCCCACAAGTATTgcattttaaagacttttttccTGTATAAATATTACTGTGAATCTTTGATGTGGCAGAGTTGCCTTCaatgtttgtgtggttttttcttctgtgatgTCTCTTCTTGGGTTTTGTCTCTGCATTCCCAGTTGATCCTGAGTATCCATATTTGCCTCCTTTGTGATCTTGGTTCTCAAGTACATGAGAGTTGTGAGAGAGGAGCTGGTCGTCACTGTTTGGTTTTGGTACCATTAAACTTTTAACTGACATGATTACCATATGTTCTTTCTCTGCTGCACTCTGAGTTTCATCAGAGTCCTCCGTCTGATCTTCACTGTTGTCACTTTCCTCACAAGTAGGAGTCCACATAAAGGTTTCAGTTTCCTGCTTCAGCaccagctgctctctctccagAGTGGTGCagagttcctcctgttcctctttaatttGTGGAGGCTCTGGGTCCTCTTGGTCCAGACTGGAGTTCCTCTCCTGgttacagagctgctggtcagcgagaacctcctcctccttacagACATGTTGCTGTGTGAGCTCTGGAAGGACAAAGGGACACAAGAAGTAGGTTACTAGGGTGATGACAGAAAACCAGATATCTGAGCACATAAAGATGCATTTAAACTACTGGGATCTTAGATCTTTTAGAGCTACTTCGACAGTTCAATGTTCAATTCTAGTTCCCATTTCACTTTTACATATCATGAATTTctagatcaaaaaccactatacttagacctgTCAAACCTGGACTAGATTATCATGGAGACTCCAGagaatcaataaaacacagtttcagatttgtgaaacctttcttctatttgtgaaaatgcaaaaaagggcAATTTCACTCCTTTTTTGCATCCAGACCATATTAGACCAGGTCCacatcaaaaaccactatacttagacctgtcaaatctggactagattaacatgaagagatgTAACATGtccagacgcacaaaaaagGCCTgctggagccataccctaatTCACCAGGtagtcagccattttgaatttaatttcaatttttgcGCATTTCCAGGCATTGTATttcaacaaactcctcctagagatttaaccccaccaacacaaaacacagttttgtcagtgtcatctaaagaactttgtgatgaaaaattataaaaatctTGAGTTTTAGCTGAACGCCCTTGCCATGGCAATGCAGCGATGTTGATGTTTCGCCATAAAACAAGAGGTCCTTATAACTCCAAcgtacattgtccaatctgccccaaatttctcatgcttcatGAGGGTCCTATCCTGAATACATCTATGTGTCAATATTGAGACATACTCATAGCGTCACCTACTGgtgacaggaagttacatgttctGTACTTTTATGAGCTGTACCAAGCAGGATGAACAGATTCATCTGAAATTTGATTAGAAAAGCCTTAAGTCTTTGATGATTCCATATTGTGAAAATGGTGAGTTTTCACTGGATGCTTTTGCTTTGGTGGCATGGCAAATTTCAATGTTTCGCCATGAACAAACAAAGTGTTACAACTTGACTCTTCATGATcagatcttttccaaatttcccaTGCTTCATAAATGTTCCGGTCTGAGGGCAAGGATA of the Thunnus maccoyii chromosome 9, fThuMac1.1, whole genome shotgun sequence genome contains:
- the LOC121903967 gene encoding gastrula zinc finger protein XlCGF57.1-like isoform X2, which codes for MSSVQCLRELINERLTAAAEEIFRVFQTTIVEYEKEIDRQRRLLDIVWKPEIKLYRIELTQQHVCKEEEVLADQQLCNQERNSSLDQEDPEPPQIKEEQEELCTTLEREQLVLKQETETFMWTPTCEESDNSEDQTEDSDETQSAAEKEHMVIMSVKSLMVPKPNSDDQLLSHNSHVLENQDHKGGKYGYSGSTGNAETKPKKRHHRRKNHTNIEGNSATSKIHSNIYTGKKSLKCNTCGKAFQCKSNLNKHLRIHTGEKPHKCNTCEKRFCQRGALKQHMTVHTGEKPYNCETCRKAFCRMSNLKSHMRVHTGEKPHTCITCRKRFSELGNLKLHMRTHTGEKPYTCNTCEKRFSKPGALKVHMRIHTGEKPYSCITCEKRFPQLCKLKVHMKSHTGEKPYPCNTCQKRFSHLGTVKLHMRTHTGEKPYTCNTCEKRFSQLGALKQHIRTHTGEKPYTCNTCQKRFSKPGTLKMHMRTHTGEKPYTCNICEKRFSQLCKLKVHMRVHTGEKPYSCNTCEKRFSQQGNLKLHMRTHTG